A window of Opitutus sp. ER46 contains these coding sequences:
- a CDS encoding AIPR family protein, giving the protein MTIEEFAEEIRQEVLSRCTDADTGHFKEDKFTEVLIEYLVQANEVDDSEVCYYKHNNRGEKINAFNLSADGECLDLFVTCHTGAVPPESVPNSEVNNHFRWLHRFFEAALQGLHKKLEESSAIFALAKEIYELRDDLSKARFFLLTDGVVRNPEVEDVTVDGVEVSHYIWDLEKLRRFFTSKMQREVITIDFESSFGGSVPCISTSDSTGEYRTFLAYFPGLLLAKLYGEYGPRLLEKNVRSFLQAKGKINKGIRSTIQSEPHRFLAYNNGISATAENVDVEERGAGFAALKLARDFQIVNGGQTTASIYHAFKRDKADLTSLVVQVKLTVLNDPKKIDVFVPLISQYANSQNKVNAADFSANQPYHVKLEELSRRLWAPAASGTERQTRWYYERARGSYLDDKMREGTPARMRAFDALSPIRQKFTKTDLAKYENTWNQLPHHVCLGAEKNFIKFTEANLERGHPTVDEDYFHRLVAKAILFKSAEKLVGAQNYGGFRANIVTYTLAWLSHHSAQRIDLDRIWREQKLSDALAAAIVKVSAFANEHIINPPPNRRNPGEWSKRQECWDSFREGAIDLATDFEIELVDLTMAGKEPGVPQKDLTNVNGAAPSEDVVRLMKIDSDTWFQLAHWAKETDNLSPWQRGLAFSLGKLAANKKAPSEKQAVQGLKILEEAARRGFKTVVET; this is encoded by the coding sequence ATGACCATCGAGGAGTTCGCGGAGGAAATACGTCAGGAAGTACTATCACGCTGCACTGACGCAGACACTGGACACTTCAAAGAAGACAAATTTACGGAGGTGCTGATCGAGTATCTCGTGCAGGCGAACGAGGTGGATGACAGCGAGGTTTGCTACTACAAGCACAACAATCGTGGAGAGAAGATTAACGCGTTCAATCTTTCGGCTGACGGCGAATGCCTCGACTTGTTCGTGACATGTCACACGGGAGCCGTGCCCCCGGAGTCAGTGCCGAATTCCGAAGTCAACAATCATTTCCGTTGGCTGCATCGCTTTTTTGAAGCGGCACTCCAAGGCTTGCACAAGAAACTTGAGGAATCCTCGGCGATATTTGCCTTGGCAAAGGAGATATATGAGCTCCGTGACGACCTTTCCAAGGCACGCTTCTTCCTCCTAACCGATGGTGTCGTCCGCAATCCTGAGGTCGAGGACGTGACCGTCGATGGTGTCGAGGTCAGCCACTACATCTGGGATTTGGAGAAGCTGCGCCGTTTCTTTACCTCCAAGATGCAGAGGGAGGTCATTACCATCGATTTCGAATCGAGTTTTGGAGGCAGTGTACCGTGCATTTCAACATCGGATTCAACCGGTGAATACAGAACATTCCTGGCGTACTTCCCTGGGCTGCTACTTGCAAAACTGTATGGAGAGTACGGACCCAGATTGCTGGAAAAAAACGTTCGTTCGTTTCTCCAGGCGAAGGGCAAAATCAACAAGGGCATTCGTTCCACAATTCAGAGCGAACCGCATCGCTTTCTCGCGTACAACAACGGCATCTCTGCTACCGCCGAGAATGTTGACGTTGAGGAACGGGGTGCTGGTTTTGCCGCGTTGAAGCTTGCCCGTGACTTTCAGATTGTGAATGGAGGGCAGACAACGGCATCGATCTATCACGCGTTCAAGAGGGATAAGGCAGACCTTACCAGTCTGGTTGTGCAGGTGAAGCTGACCGTCCTAAACGACCCAAAGAAGATCGACGTCTTTGTTCCGCTCATATCGCAATACGCGAACAGCCAGAATAAGGTGAACGCCGCCGACTTCTCGGCAAATCAGCCCTATCACGTGAAGCTTGAGGAGTTATCACGCCGGCTTTGGGCGCCCGCCGCATCCGGCACTGAACGCCAGACACGCTGGTACTATGAGCGCGCGCGCGGTTCCTACCTTGACGACAAGATGCGTGAGGGAACGCCGGCCCGCATGCGCGCATTCGACGCACTTAGCCCTATTCGACAGAAGTTCACCAAGACGGACCTCGCGAAGTACGAGAACACATGGAACCAGCTGCCGCACCATGTCTGCCTTGGTGCCGAAAAGAACTTCATCAAGTTTACGGAAGCGAATCTTGAGCGGGGCCATCCGACGGTGGACGAGGACTACTTTCACCGGCTGGTTGCAAAGGCGATTCTCTTCAAGTCCGCCGAAAAGCTTGTTGGGGCACAGAACTACGGCGGCTTCCGCGCCAACATTGTCACCTATACGCTCGCATGGCTTTCGCACCACAGCGCCCAACGAATCGATCTGGATCGCATCTGGCGGGAGCAGAAACTTTCAGATGCTCTCGCCGCCGCAATTGTGAAAGTCTCGGCGTTCGCAAACGAACACATCATTAACCCGCCTCCGAACCGACGTAACCCGGGCGAATGGTCGAAACGTCAGGAGTGTTGGGATTCATTTCGGGAGGGAGCCATTGATCTGGCCACCGATTTCGAGATCGAACTGGTCGACTTGACGATGGCAGGGAAAGAACCTGGAGTGCCGCAAAAAGACCTAACCAACGTCAACGGCGCGGCTCCATCCGAGGACGTTGTGCGGCTCATGAAGATCGATTCCGACACATGGTTCCAGCTCGCCCATTGGGCCAAGGAGACCGACAATCTGAGCCCGTGGCAGCGAGGTCTTGCGTTCAGCCTCGGAAAGCTCGCAGCGAACAAGAAAGCGCCGTCAGAAAAGCAGGCTGTGCAGGGACTGAAGATCCTCGAAGAGGCGGCGCGGCGCGGCTTCAAGACCGTGGTGGAGACGTGA
- a CDS encoding PD-(D/E)XK motif protein — protein MIGPHTWKQLAKADAEGASVVGLRLLPSSKLNVFAALDRSSAHRFLLLKANLKHERTSQQLPSGRGFAVRFVKNSADSEGHHCLQFELTDSAHAEIFDVVANDMLDHIGQCHDVESAFSAFLQRIAEWQTFLNQLPSSGLGDGAQQGLFAELWFLQEKLLSRVAPLRAIASWAGPKRLAKDFQFPGIAIEVKTTTAKQHSTFAVSNEMQLDASGVGRLFVYGLLMERLVAGGTSLPEIVESVRATIQREPDAYARFSELLLLAGYVDSEAGKYSTRYAVRSQDFFEVRDEFPRIVGADIRKGVGDVKYSIAAAECAAYRVEASTVYELIERAQS, from the coding sequence ATGATCGGACCGCATACATGGAAGCAACTGGCCAAAGCGGATGCGGAGGGGGCATCGGTTGTCGGGCTGCGCTTGTTGCCTTCGTCAAAGCTCAACGTATTCGCTGCACTTGATCGTTCTTCGGCGCACCGCTTTCTCCTGCTGAAGGCCAACTTGAAGCACGAACGTACATCGCAACAGCTCCCATCTGGTCGCGGCTTTGCCGTCAGGTTCGTAAAGAACTCCGCGGATTCCGAGGGACACCATTGTCTCCAATTTGAGCTTACGGACTCTGCTCATGCTGAAATTTTCGACGTGGTCGCAAACGACATGCTCGACCACATCGGCCAATGTCACGATGTGGAGTCGGCATTCTCGGCATTCCTCCAGCGTATCGCCGAGTGGCAGACGTTTCTGAACCAGCTGCCGTCCTCAGGTTTGGGTGACGGGGCGCAACAGGGCCTATTTGCGGAATTGTGGTTCTTGCAGGAGAAACTGCTCTCCCGTGTCGCGCCGCTGCGTGCAATCGCGTCTTGGGCAGGACCAAAGCGACTTGCGAAGGACTTCCAATTCCCAGGAATCGCAATTGAGGTCAAAACCACCACCGCAAAACAGCACAGCACGTTCGCAGTGAGCAACGAGATGCAGCTCGATGCCAGTGGCGTCGGCCGTCTTTTCGTTTATGGACTGCTGATGGAGAGGCTGGTCGCCGGTGGTACATCGCTTCCGGAGATTGTCGAATCAGTGCGCGCAACGATCCAGCGCGAGCCTGACGCATACGCGCGATTCTCCGAGCTGCTGCTGCTTGCCGGCTACGTCGATTCCGAGGCCGGGAAGTATTCGACCAGATATGCCGTGCGTTCACAGGACTTCTTCGAAGTCCGGGATGAGTTTCCCCGCATCGTCGGTGCCGACATCCGGAAAGGTGTTGGCGACGTCAAATACTCGATCGCCGCCGCTGAGTGCGCCGCTTATCGGGTGGAAGCATCGACTGTTTACGAGCTTATTGAAAGGGCGCAGTCATGA
- a CDS encoding Z1 domain-containing protein has translation MTSYQKALSHALLILDQGGPHTKDRIAEITDIAIQTVALSSKGAAMDVDKDRLIRELEAMVAWNVGREFVMDDITGHDDWLPAQRATIEWKFWDRYRRWLGENGDPLPAKAIGSIDKLTDKILERLEDPNRTGGWDRRGMVVGHVQSGKTGNFVGLICKAADAGYRIIVVLAGLNDDLRSQTQLRIDEGFLGYSAARATTFDQGNERIGVGTLVTRHRAVAHSLTGYEQDFSRQRARELGINPGGQDPIILVVKKNLTILTNLLVWLASYRESDTGRLPADIPLLVIDDEADHGSINTKAVPTDPMTGAPVSEYDVTKINAKIRQILSLFSKKAYVGYTATPFANIFIRPDDNSGSGSIGKPPNEIEIPYGEGLFPRSFIISLPTPKNYVGAVKVFGIDSDPEAGIAETVPPLPIIVPVSDSAAYIPPKHKKDFKPVALPESLKKAMRCFVLSCAVRAFRGDDKAHKSMLVHVTRFVSVQEKLKELVEAELSDISNRLRYGDGNSSAQILAELEQLWIENFQPTTAAVKSLVEDPLITETEWNDIKPLVAAAALKISVKQISGESTDVLDYQRSPNGVSVIAIGGDKLSRGLTLYGLSVSYFLRPSRMYDTLMQMGRWFGYRPGYLDVCRLFTTPDLIEWYQNIAFASEELRNEFELMGDRTPKEYGLKVRSDPNGLWITSLVKMRDSQRLRVSYDGQISETTVFQNDGALMRQNLEVTRRLLSSLPPPQSPGNHVWTGVAASEVVGFLKAYKTHPHAPKVNSALLAHYVSKQVAKGYLKNWTVVLVSSGFATATPSNDLGFSVGLIERANLTPSTAKYTIKRLLSPVDEQHGLPEEAVARALDETRIQWAARAPENRSLAEPERPSGPALRKQRPLTDGLLLIYPLDSSKAGGLNYTIPTVGIGISFPGDRLNPTDGVEYEANLVYIGNQLDEEVED, from the coding sequence ATGACCAGCTACCAGAAAGCCCTAAGTCACGCATTGCTCATCCTCGACCAAGGTGGCCCGCATACAAAGGACCGCATTGCGGAAATCACAGATATCGCGATCCAGACCGTTGCACTTTCGAGCAAGGGCGCGGCCATGGACGTGGACAAGGACAGACTCATTAGGGAACTGGAGGCAATGGTCGCTTGGAATGTTGGCCGCGAGTTCGTCATGGACGACATTACTGGACACGACGATTGGCTGCCGGCGCAGCGCGCTACCATCGAGTGGAAGTTCTGGGACCGGTATCGCCGCTGGCTTGGCGAGAATGGCGACCCACTCCCAGCCAAGGCCATCGGTTCCATTGACAAGCTCACTGACAAAATCCTTGAGCGCCTCGAAGATCCGAACCGTACTGGTGGATGGGACCGCAGGGGCATGGTTGTGGGCCATGTACAGTCTGGAAAGACCGGCAATTTCGTCGGACTGATCTGCAAGGCGGCAGACGCAGGATACCGAATCATTGTTGTTCTGGCCGGCCTCAATGATGATCTACGTTCCCAAACTCAGTTGCGTATCGACGAAGGGTTCCTTGGGTACAGCGCGGCCCGTGCAACCACATTCGATCAGGGCAATGAGCGCATCGGCGTTGGAACTCTCGTCACGCGTCACCGGGCTGTTGCGCACTCGCTTACGGGCTACGAGCAGGATTTCAGCCGCCAACGGGCTCGTGAACTGGGAATAAATCCGGGCGGGCAGGACCCGATCATCTTGGTTGTAAAGAAGAATCTCACAATCCTGACCAATCTGCTGGTGTGGCTAGCCTCGTATAGGGAGAGTGATACTGGCAGACTTCCAGCCGACATACCACTTCTAGTCATCGATGACGAAGCAGACCATGGCTCAATTAATACAAAAGCGGTGCCTACTGACCCGATGACTGGTGCTCCAGTTTCGGAATATGATGTCACGAAAATTAACGCCAAGATCCGCCAGATTTTGAGTCTGTTTTCCAAGAAAGCGTACGTCGGATATACTGCGACCCCCTTTGCCAACATCTTTATTCGACCGGACGACAACTCGGGCAGTGGCAGTATCGGCAAGCCTCCCAATGAAATCGAGATTCCCTACGGAGAAGGACTGTTTCCTCGGAGTTTCATAATCAGCCTGCCAACGCCAAAAAACTATGTTGGCGCGGTAAAGGTTTTCGGCATCGATTCGGATCCAGAGGCGGGGATAGCTGAAACGGTGCCGCCATTGCCGATCATTGTACCGGTCAGCGATTCGGCCGCATACATTCCTCCGAAGCACAAGAAGGACTTCAAGCCCGTAGCTCTTCCAGAGTCTCTGAAGAAGGCAATGCGCTGTTTTGTGCTCTCATGCGCCGTCAGGGCATTTCGAGGTGATGACAAGGCACACAAATCCATGCTCGTGCATGTGACCAGATTTGTGTCGGTGCAGGAAAAACTGAAAGAACTCGTTGAAGCGGAGCTTTCGGACATCTCCAACCGGCTACGGTATGGAGACGGTAACTCTTCCGCCCAGATTCTTGCCGAGCTTGAGCAGCTTTGGATTGAAAATTTCCAGCCCACCACCGCTGCGGTGAAGAGTCTCGTGGAGGATCCCCTCATAACTGAGACCGAGTGGAATGATATCAAGCCCCTTGTTGCGGCAGCCGCGCTGAAGATCAGCGTGAAGCAGATTTCTGGTGAGTCCACAGACGTTCTTGACTATCAGCGATCACCAAACGGCGTAAGCGTCATCGCGATCGGCGGGGACAAACTTTCTCGCGGACTGACCCTCTACGGATTGTCTGTCAGCTATTTTCTTCGACCTTCGCGCATGTACGATACTTTGATGCAGATGGGCCGTTGGTTCGGATATCGACCAGGGTACCTGGATGTCTGCCGGCTGTTCACAACACCGGATTTGATCGAGTGGTATCAGAATATCGCTTTCGCCTCTGAGGAGCTGCGGAATGAGTTCGAGTTGATGGGCGATCGTACACCGAAGGAGTATGGCCTGAAGGTTAGGAGCGATCCGAATGGGCTTTGGATCACCAGCCTCGTAAAGATGCGCGATTCCCAGAGACTCAGGGTCTCGTATGATGGGCAGATCAGTGAAACGACCGTGTTCCAGAACGACGGCGCATTGATGCGACAAAACCTTGAGGTAACGCGTCGTCTTCTGTCATCATTGCCTCCGCCACAATCTCCAGGCAATCACGTTTGGACCGGGGTTGCTGCCTCCGAAGTTGTCGGGTTTCTGAAAGCGTACAAGACACATCCTCATGCCCCGAAAGTGAATAGCGCGCTCTTGGCGCACTACGTCTCCAAACAGGTGGCAAAGGGGTATCTTAAGAACTGGACAGTAGTTCTCGTTTCCAGCGGATTCGCGACTGCGACACCGTCGAACGATTTGGGATTCAGTGTCGGATTGATTGAGCGTGCAAATCTGACACCATCCACCGCCAAGTACACGATCAAACGACTGTTAAGCCCTGTTGACGAGCAGCACGGCTTGCCGGAGGAGGCAGTAGCGAGGGCACTAGACGAAACGAGGATACAATGGGCTGCCCGCGCGCCAGAGAACCGGAGTCTAGCCGAGCCCGAAAGGCCATCTGGTCCTGCTTTGCGCAAGCAAAGGCCCCTCACAGACGGCCTTCTTTTGATCTATCCTTTGGATTCCAGCAAGGCAGGAGGCCTCAACTACACTATCCCGACGGTTGGAATCGGAATCAGCTTCCCTGGTGATCGGCTGAATCCAACGGATGGGGTAGAATATGAGGCGAACTTGGTCTATATCGGAAATCAGCTCGACGAGGAGGTAGAAGACTGA
- a CDS encoding ATP-binding protein → MPKNFESINEKQCDLAEPLAAPMIESLRAFGYDLPSAIADLIDNSIFAGASTVWVDFFWAGEFSTICVTDNGTGMTEATLVDAMRPGSRNPLESRDPKDLGRYGLGLKTASFSQCRRLTVRTKVRSCQPATRCWDLAFVAFKKKWLLMREAGDEAERQLKRLSSLPQGTAVLWENMDRIVRGQSADNAAQKHLFHARINGVERHLAMVFHRFMEGKRRLKILVNDNAIDPWDPFLKNERATQQIADEKIAQLHGRINIVPFVLPHISKLTARKHTEAAGIKGWNHQQGFYVYRNERLLVAGDWLGLPFTKEEHFKLARIQLDIPNSMDQEWEIDVTKSKARPPDGFRDDLKRIAEATRARASEVYRHRGKVSARHSSQDFVFVWQQKIRSGKYQYRINREHPLVKHALAVHGTDVDRLLRLIEETVPIPLLAITSSEHPDQHATPFEGSSSAEVLDTMKAVFGAMRKSSVPAVQALERIAVMEPFDRFPELVESFKETLKKEAK, encoded by the coding sequence GTGCCCAAGAACTTTGAATCGATTAATGAGAAACAATGCGATCTAGCTGAACCGTTGGCGGCACCGATGATCGAATCGTTGCGTGCATTCGGTTACGATCTGCCCAGTGCAATTGCCGATCTCATTGACAATAGTATTTTTGCGGGTGCGAGCACGGTTTGGGTCGATTTTTTTTGGGCAGGGGAATTCTCCACTATCTGCGTCACCGATAACGGTACCGGGATGACCGAAGCGACGCTTGTGGACGCAATGCGTCCCGGCAGCCGCAATCCGCTGGAATCCCGTGACCCCAAGGACCTCGGGCGCTATGGGTTGGGCCTGAAAACCGCGTCTTTCTCCCAATGCCGCCGGCTTACCGTGAGGACCAAAGTGCGGTCCTGCCAGCCTGCGACCCGGTGTTGGGATCTGGCGTTTGTCGCATTCAAGAAGAAGTGGCTGTTGATGAGAGAAGCTGGTGATGAGGCGGAACGGCAGCTCAAGAGGCTGTCCTCACTGCCTCAGGGAACGGCGGTGCTTTGGGAAAATATGGATAGAATCGTTCGCGGCCAGAGTGCCGACAATGCCGCTCAGAAGCACCTATTCCATGCGCGGATCAATGGGGTCGAGCGGCACCTTGCCATGGTGTTCCATCGTTTCATGGAGGGAAAACGGAGGCTGAAAATCTTGGTCAACGACAACGCAATCGATCCTTGGGACCCGTTTCTAAAGAACGAGCGGGCCACCCAGCAAATTGCAGATGAGAAAATTGCACAACTGCATGGAAGGATAAATATCGTGCCGTTTGTGCTCCCGCACATTTCAAAGCTGACTGCACGAAAACACACCGAGGCAGCCGGGATCAAAGGATGGAATCACCAGCAGGGGTTCTATGTTTACCGGAATGAACGTCTGTTAGTAGCTGGCGACTGGCTCGGGCTGCCGTTCACAAAAGAGGAGCACTTCAAGCTGGCACGTATCCAACTGGATATTCCCAACTCGATGGACCAGGAATGGGAAATCGACGTTACCAAATCAAAGGCCCGGCCTCCTGATGGGTTTAGGGATGACCTGAAGAGAATCGCTGAGGCAACGCGAGCTAGGGCCAGTGAAGTTTACCGGCACCGTGGCAAGGTATCCGCCCGTCACTCGTCGCAGGATTTCGTTTTTGTATGGCAGCAGAAGATCCGAAGCGGGAAGTATCAGTACCGCATTAATCGCGAACACCCGTTAGTTAAGCATGCGCTCGCGGTACATGGCACCGATGTCGACCGCCTTTTGCGGCTTATCGAGGAAACCGTCCCCATCCCATTGCTTGCGATCACGAGCTCCGAACACCCCGACCAGCACGCAACGCCATTCGAGGGCTCATCAAGCGCAGAGGTGCTGGACACAATGAAGGCTGTTTTTGGTGCCATGAGGAAATCATCTGTTCCTGCTGTGCAGGCTCTTGAACGTATCGCCGTAATGGAGCCTTTCGATCGCTTTCCCGAACTCGTCGAATCCTTCAAAGAGACGCTAAAGAAAGAGGCAAAATGA
- a CDS encoding DNA cytosine methyltransferase, translated as MKRPSCIDLFCGCGGFSLGFKRAGFDVLAAIDFNSEAVDVFRKNFSEVPHVLHKDLTRFGPDELSRQIGATTVDVIIGGPPCQGFSTSRQRDGANSGPRMIEDPRRYLYREFLKYVAFFRPKVFVMENVLGIKSAAGGRYFTRVQQEARAHGYRVHPQVEKAFDLGVPQKRVRQLIIGTRIDLADYFPSRLQRAPRACTNPTLGEAIGDLPPLRAGAGTEISTYDMRRRVAHVARYGRQYLFETLEVHLAENLTGHRSRPHSDRDLRDFARLREGEHCAEAMKRGIEFEFPYDRGTFKDRYTRQHRNEPCSTIVAHLSKDGLMFIHPTQNRSLTPREAARVQSFPDWFEFPVARTHQFRLIGNAVPPLIGEALGLTAKAYIEGVNIKSKLIQFPGKRIPASLEEAVSRIMEVVVAASNRSIGALGTEAFKRAWCAVAYVYPGLHPNSALEHGTDISNTVDEVPSILHIEPRLMTPYYVQSGWPVLLEPVVTEAWRRYHAGELKDDEFYCSEATQAGLKYRKQA; from the coding sequence ATGAAGCGTCCATCATGCATTGACCTGTTTTGCGGATGCGGCGGCTTCAGCTTGGGGTTCAAGCGCGCCGGCTTCGACGTGCTGGCGGCAATCGACTTTAACTCGGAGGCGGTGGATGTTTTCAGGAAGAATTTCTCTGAAGTCCCACACGTCCTCCACAAGGACTTGACCCGCTTCGGGCCTGACGAGTTGTCCCGGCAGATTGGCGCAACAACAGTCGACGTGATTATCGGCGGGCCTCCATGCCAGGGGTTTTCTACAAGCCGCCAGCGGGACGGAGCGAACAGCGGGCCGCGCATGATCGAAGATCCGCGGCGGTATCTCTACCGTGAGTTTCTGAAGTACGTCGCTTTCTTTCGTCCGAAGGTTTTTGTGATGGAGAACGTCCTCGGAATAAAGTCGGCGGCCGGGGGCCGGTACTTCACCCGTGTTCAGCAGGAGGCACGCGCGCATGGCTACCGGGTTCATCCGCAGGTTGAGAAAGCTTTCGACTTGGGTGTTCCTCAAAAACGTGTGCGACAGCTAATCATCGGGACCCGAATCGACTTGGCGGATTATTTCCCGAGCAGATTGCAGCGGGCACCGCGCGCATGCACTAACCCGACGCTTGGCGAAGCAATCGGTGATCTGCCGCCGCTGAGAGCTGGGGCGGGGACTGAGATCTCGACGTACGATATGCGGCGCAGGGTCGCTCACGTTGCCAGGTATGGCAGGCAATACCTGTTCGAGACCCTTGAGGTGCACCTCGCAGAAAATCTGACGGGCCACCGCTCACGCCCGCACAGTGACCGCGACTTGCGCGATTTCGCCAGATTGAGGGAAGGCGAACATTGTGCTGAGGCAATGAAACGCGGAATCGAGTTCGAATTCCCGTACGACCGGGGGACATTCAAAGATAGGTACACCCGTCAGCATCGAAACGAACCCTGCTCCACAATCGTCGCCCATCTGAGCAAGGACGGGCTGATGTTCATTCACCCGACGCAGAATCGTTCGCTTACGCCGAGAGAGGCCGCTCGGGTGCAAAGCTTTCCCGATTGGTTTGAGTTCCCAGTGGCCCGTACCCATCAATTTCGTCTGATCGGAAATGCCGTTCCTCCGCTTATTGGAGAGGCACTAGGCCTAACGGCGAAAGCGTATATTGAGGGGGTTAATATAAAGTCCAAACTCATCCAGTTCCCAGGTAAGCGCATTCCAGCGAGTCTTGAGGAAGCGGTTTCACGCATTATGGAGGTCGTGGTCGCTGCATCGAACAGGTCGATCGGCGCCCTCGGGACAGAAGCCTTCAAGCGCGCTTGGTGCGCAGTCGCGTATGTTTACCCAGGGCTTCATCCAAACAGTGCGCTGGAGCACGGAACAGACATCTCGAACACGGTCGATGAGGTGCCAAGCATCTTGCATATAGAGCCCCGACTAATGACACCGTACTATGTGCAAAGTGGCTGGCCCGTGCTCTTGGAGCCGGTTGTGACGGAGGCGTGGCGCCGCTACCATGCCGGCGAGCTAAAGGACGATGAATTTTACTGCAGTGAAGCAACGCAGGCAGGACTGAAGTATCGAAAACAGGCCTGA
- a CDS encoding JAB domain-containing protein, giving the protein MRVFEASISYRLVQDGETVSINSSQRASEYLKSAFDETPTQEAFWVILLDRKNRPLGRTRISLGTLTCALAAPREVFRAAILASAAAIIAAHNHPSGDPAPSSADVHLTRQLREAARIMDIELVDHVIVGDPVSDPTGRGIYSFREAGLI; this is encoded by the coding sequence ATGCGCGTCTTTGAAGCATCTATCTCGTACCGTCTTGTTCAAGATGGGGAGACAGTTTCCATCAATAGCTCCCAGCGCGCCTCCGAATACCTAAAGTCCGCCTTTGACGAGACACCTACCCAAGAGGCGTTTTGGGTGATCCTGCTCGATCGCAAGAACCGTCCACTGGGCCGGACCCGAATATCGTTGGGTACGCTGACGTGTGCTCTCGCTGCTCCGCGTGAGGTGTTCCGCGCGGCCATCCTCGCATCGGCAGCGGCAATCATTGCGGCCCACAACCACCCGAGTGGCGACCCCGCGCCAAGTTCAGCAGACGTTCACCTCACCCGGCAACTTCGAGAGGCTGCCCGAATCATGGACATTGAACTGGTGGATCACGTCATCGTCGGCGACCCAGTAAGTGACCCCACCGGGAGGGGCATCTACTCATTCAGAGAAGCCGGACTCATCTGA
- a CDS encoding DUF6573 family protein: MNIDQNNQANHQTGLSSRPEQLSQGTNQEQRSPRQETEPFGPAIFTYSRKQALADGVQVDVTVTAKEAGFRFPVFLTHGVFDAYVTVPTGAVGQDEAGRLWDILWMLRYAIREMRSDLSRIPFQLYVRNDNRKARLVNLVAECGAMDVDDPSPAITVMLPDED; encoded by the coding sequence ATGAACATAGATCAAAACAATCAAGCAAACCACCAGACAGGGCTCTCATCCCGTCCCGAGCAGTTGAGCCAAGGCACCAACCAGGAGCAAAGGAGCCCACGGCAGGAAACCGAGCCATTCGGCCCCGCCATTTTCACCTATTCCCGAAAGCAGGCACTGGCCGACGGGGTTCAGGTTGATGTGACCGTTACGGCGAAAGAGGCAGGTTTTCGGTTTCCGGTGTTCCTCACGCATGGCGTCTTTGACGCCTATGTAACCGTTCCAACTGGCGCAGTGGGGCAGGACGAAGCAGGCCGGCTCTGGGATATCCTGTGGATGCTCCGGTATGCCATCCGCGAAATGCGGAGCGACCTAAGCCGCATTCCCTTCCAGTTGTACGTCCGCAACGACAACAGAAAGGCGCGGCTGGTGAACCTTGTTGCTGAATGCGGAGCCATGGACGTCGACGACCCTAGCCCGGCAATCACAGTCATGCTCCCCGATGAGGACTAG
- a CDS encoding DNA/RNA non-specific endonuclease, with product MNLIQRLFACGFVVLLTACSTVTKSPQPSAPVAASASAIGESRNVLELAVSNATAASERYSVGGLPISKRPAVVLENTGYAVGFSEDLIDPLWAAYYCGPYATFENGKRPNRFSTDDRVCEAAQLKHEDYNRPPGNPTYDRGHMAPNYAIATRYGRTAQLETFKLTNIVPQRSSLNQKTWKALEAEIARNFAPVCKGVWVTVGPIFEEPVTRYNGKAAMPAAFYCIIVDRTDAGKLRALALTMKQSVTGVRRLGDFLTTIRAIEQSTGIDFFAGLPDDVEERLEKAKADADWNWDLKLDPDRYTSE from the coding sequence ATGAACCTAATACAACGGCTATTCGCATGCGGTTTCGTTGTTCTGCTTACTGCATGCTCAACAGTCACGAAGTCGCCGCAGCCGTCTGCACCTGTCGCTGCTTCTGCCTCAGCAATCGGCGAAAGCCGGAACGTCCTAGAGTTGGCCGTCAGCAACGCGACGGCTGCGAGTGAGCGCTATTCGGTTGGCGGGTTACCGATCTCAAAACGGCCAGCAGTCGTTCTGGAAAACACAGGATACGCGGTTGGATTCTCGGAAGACCTGATCGATCCCCTATGGGCTGCGTACTACTGCGGACCGTACGCCACTTTTGAGAACGGCAAGCGTCCCAACAGATTTTCCACCGATGATCGAGTTTGCGAGGCTGCTCAGTTGAAGCACGAGGACTACAATCGACCGCCGGGCAATCCGACTTACGACCGCGGCCACATGGCTCCAAATTATGCGATAGCGACTCGCTACGGCCGGACTGCTCAACTGGAGACATTCAAGTTGACGAACATCGTGCCGCAGCGGTCGTCACTCAATCAGAAGACCTGGAAGGCACTGGAAGCTGAGATCGCGCGAAACTTTGCCCCAGTGTGCAAAGGCGTGTGGGTGACCGTCGGGCCAATTTTTGAGGAGCCGGTCACGCGCTACAACGGGAAGGCGGCCATGCCTGCCGCTTTTTACTGCATCATCGTTGATCGTACTGACGCTGGAAAGCTGCGTGCGCTTGCGCTGACGATGAAGCAGTCCGTCACCGGTGTTCGTCGTCTCGGTGACTTCCTGACGACGATCCGGGCTATTGAGCAATCGACGGGAATCGATTTTTTCGCCGGTCTTCCTGACGACGTTGAGGAAAGGTTGGAGAAGGCCAAAGCCGACGCCGATTGGAATTGGGACCTGAAGCTCGATCCAGACAGGTACACTTCGGAGTGA